The Osmerus eperlanus unplaced genomic scaffold, fOsmEpe2.1 SCAFFOLD_555, whole genome shotgun sequence genome contains the following window.
CAGATCCACATGTGTTCAGACACAcatgttcagacacacacacacaggttcagacacacacacgttcagatacacacacacacactcctcacctgcCGCGGGGCACGTCCACGTCGTCCTTCCTCCAGCGCAGCGTGGGCGGAGGGTCTCCCTGGACCAGACACCtgagctccaccccctcctccaccagcaccacctgGTTCACCGGCCTGCGCACGAACCTGGGCCTCtctgcacacacgcatacacacaaggtcaaaaaacacacacccacacaaataaaacacattcacacacaaacaaaacatattCGTTTCCGTAACATATTCAGCACTCTTATTTCAAGTCCATGTTTAGTGTGAGTGTATTATTCAGGTATGAGCTCCCAGGgtctgggaggctgtgtgtgtgtgtgtgtgtgtgagagtgtgtgtgtgtgagagtgtgtgtgtgtgtgctcctcaccaaacacagagagctgGGCTGTCTCGCTGTCTCGCTCGCCCACCATGTtggcagccacacacacgtacttccCCGCATCACTCTTCCTGGTGTTGGAGATGGTCAGCTTCCCTCCTCGcacctgacacacgcacacgcgcacgcacacgcgcacgcgcacacacacacacacacacacacagacagacagagggtcaGATTACACAGCTCACAGCTACATGATTTATACagtgtatacagtatacagGCAGGCAGATCGAAAGATCGACAGACAGATAAATAGACAGATAAATAGATAGATCAATAGATAGTTAGAATGATAGACAGATAAATGCAGCAGCACTGGCTTATAGACAAAACGTTGGTTGATAACCAGTGTCAGAGGTGGGAGGGGCCTGATCGCTGAGGAGCCCCAGGCGTGGGTCatggagaggtcagaggtcagagggtgGTCTCACCGTGATCCTGTCGTCCTTCAGGTCCAGGCGAGCCTTGTCCTTCCTCCAGAAGGTGCTGGGCTCCGGGTGTCCCCGCGGGGCCAGGCACTCCAGGGTGGCCGGCTCCCCCAGCGCCACCACCACGTCCTGGGGGTTCTGCCGGAAGTCGTCACGCAGCACTGccaaggagaggggtggagggggatggagggaggagagaaagagagaggtggatggaggagagagggaggggcagagagtggtggagggaggagagagggaggggtggaggagagagagagagggggagagagggatggagggaggagagagggagggggagagaggatggatggaggagagagggggagagagagatggatggaggagagagggggtgatggagaagcaagagagaaggagggggagagagaagaggagagaggagggagggttagctTAATCCAATACCATCTCCAGAAGGCGAGGCTAGATACAGCTTGGCATATTGAAACCAAGCGCAGAAACCTTGAACAATCGACTGCAAATAAAAAAACCAAATTCACACATTCATAATGAAAATCCATATTAACGAGAAGCTTCAACTGCCAGTCTGTCTGGGAGACCTCAGGTACACGATGAGCCACTTCTACAGATAATTGGCGGAACTCAAACTCCCAGAGGATACCTCTagtcaaacaggaagtcagcaaGAGCCAATGCCCTCAAGCCAAGCTGTCAATCAAAGCCTGCAGTGATGCTGGGTGGGCCCCTCTGTTTTGTCATGGAGGCTGGCACACGCTGCcatatggctggctggcttctgTCAGTGTCACATGTCACATCCCAGTCTGAGGCACCCTGCTCGGTCTCCACGGtgacacctccacctccctcctgctGTGTCAGATCAGATATGGCCCCAGTGCATCACGCACAGCTGTGACACGCATGGCTGTGACACGCACAGACAGTCACAGAGACTGGGTCCCCCTGGCTAGGACGCCGCAGAGTCTCTTAGCCGTGAGACagaaaatgaaaatgaataaataaaataactgAATTCACGGATTTACTGGAAGTGCAggttgaaggaggagggggtgggggcgggggaggcatgggggagggggggttattaGACAGACGAGAGGCTTGTCAGGAGCGTGTTGGCGGCAGGCAGGAGCTGGATTGGAACAGAAAGCTGCTGCTCTCCACAGGAATGGCAGTCTCACACAACGAGCTGTTTCCTCTCTCTGATGGGCTgaacccccccttctcctcctctgtgggggggctgctgtgtgtgtgtgtgtgtgtgtgagggagagtgtgcatccatgtgtgtgtttaagtttgtgtgtgtgagagtgtgtgtgtgtgagagtgtgtgtgtatgcgtgtctgtgttgggGGTGTGGTGATTCAAAGCCGTTGAATGTGAAGCGCGGTTCCTCGCCAGTGCGTCGGTAGGCAGGCTCCTGTCAGGCTGTAATTATTTGCTATGTAGGGCCCCATCAGGATGCCATCATGGCCCTGCGCTGCTTGATTGTGTATCACTCAATTATTCAAACGAGCCGCCCAGGATCCTCCACTTCCAGTTCTCACGTCAGAAGAAGAGAACGATTCTGAAACGCTCTTCGTCCCCCAGAACAATGCGGGTAAAACATGTTACAATGTGGAGGTATTTGAATACGAATTACCATAGGGAAGTCATTATGTGATTACAGGCAGGAGTGGG
Protein-coding sequences here:
- the LOC134016078 gene encoding roundabout homolog 2-like, with translation LRDDFRQNPQDVVVALGEPATLECLAPRGHPEPSTFWRKDKARLDLKDDRITVRGGKLTISNTRKSDAGKYVCVAANMVGERDSETAQLSVFERPRFVRRPVNQVVLVEEGVELRCLVQGDPPPTLRWRKDDVDVPRGRYDIRYEKEDFLLRIKKASSGDQGTFSCVAENRVGKVEAAATLTVRGET